A genomic region of Alnus glutinosa chromosome 11, dhAlnGlut1.1, whole genome shotgun sequence contains the following coding sequences:
- the LOC133881254 gene encoding uncharacterized protein LOC133881254, giving the protein MSVEEELEAEVTVALAAAEESEAAQGVGKGKGKGKGVSKGKGVVEGEDEPVSDVSRSEILITPNNTSGDDEPDSSKRPCVTKRVPFSKSDFEKPTLQKGNTFDSVYDFRKAIKHANILKGKDLVYQKNSKSKVIAVYGEKNCKYRVYGRQLKGEATFMLISLRPKHTCARKYKNHLIISKWIAEWCLDNFRDQPNMPVEVLKKKEKKKWNVEIHPGTLYRARKRAQEVIYGKLGERYHRLWDYCVTIRSTNVGSCVLLMVERPMPEMPCRFQRMYISLAAMKNGFKDGCRPVIGLDACFLKGVYKGAVDGSYWKGCQ; this is encoded by the exons ATGTCGG TAGAAGAAGAGTTGGAAGCAGAAGTAACAGTAGCTTTAGCTGCAGCTGAAGAATCTGAAGCTGCGCAAGGTGTGGGTAAGGGTAAGGGTAAGGGTAAGGGTGTGAGTAAAGGAAAGGGTGTGGTTGAGGGTGAGGATGAGCCTGTTTCTGATGTGTCTAGAAGTGAAATACTGATCACTCCTAATAATACTAGTGGAGATGATGAGCCGGATTCTTCAAAAAGGCCGTGTGTCACCAAGAGGGTGCCATTTTCAAAATCTGATTTTGAGAAGCCGACTCTGCAGAAAGGTAATACTTTTGATAGTGTGTATGATTTCAGAAAAGCCATTAAACATGCCAATATATTGAAGGGGAAGGACTTGGTTTACCAAAAGAATTCTAAATCGAAAGTAATTGCAGTGTATGGAGAGAAGAATTGTAAATATAGGGTTTATGGAAGACAGTTGAAGGGTGAGGCCACATTCATGCTGATTTCGCTTAGGCCCAAACATACATGTGCTCGGaaatacaaaaatcatttgattATTTCCAAGTGGATTGCTGAGTGGTGCTTGGACAATTTTAGAGATCAACCGAACATGCCTGTAGAAGTcctgaagaagaaggagaagaagaaatggaatgttgaaatCCACCCTGGTACCCTGTATAGGGCTAGGAAGAGGGCACAAGAGGTGATTTATGGGAAGTTGGGTGAGCGGTACCATCGTCTATGGGACTATTGCGTGACAATCAGAAGCACAAATGTGGGGAGTTGTGTTCTTTTGATGGTTGAGAGACCTATGCCCGAAATGCCATGTAGATTCCAAAGGATGTACATATCCTTGGCAGCAATGAAAAATGGCTTCAAGGATGGTTGTAGGCCTGTGATAGGCCTTGATGCGTGTTTCTTGAAGGGGGTTTACAAAGGGGCAGTTGATGGCAGCTATTGGAAGGGATGCCAATAA
- the LOC133882506 gene encoding pentatricopeptide repeat-containing protein At1g08070, chloroplastic-like, with protein sequence MLTAPPRFKICHSAQFSLHLLRFLSSTPASPNFTNLSALLQGHISHSRLLQIHAQIFLVGAHQDNLFATRLIGHYPSHIALRVFHQLRSSNIFPFNAIIRVLAEEGLFSHAFSIFKTLKQRSLSPNDFSFCFLLKACFRSKNAHYAKQIHTHIVKMGFLGDSFVCNALLGVYSKGLKDLASARKVFDEMPDKGVVSCWTSLLAGYAQSGETEEVLRLFLMMAQLNLRPESDTLVSVLSACSNLEIERIEKWVTILTEIDENIDSKKSGRDGVNTVLIYLYGKWGKIEKSRERFDEIVDNAKRSVLPWNAMIGAYVQNGCPMEALSIFRLMVADLNRKPNHVTMVSVLSACAQIGDLDLGRWVHEYMKSEGSKGIIESNKILATAFIDMYSKCGSLETAKEVFDQMVSKDAVSFNAMIMGLAANGEGEEALSLFSKMQDFGLKPNARTFLGVLCACCHSGLAEKGRQIFVDMTSSFSVSPELEHYACYIDLLARVGLVKEALEVVFSMPFEPNKFVWGALLGGCLLHSRVELARYVSRKLVEVDPDNSGGYVMLANAFAVDRRWGDVSALRWLMREKGVKKHPGRSWISINGVVHEFLVGSQSHPQIKSIYYTLDGMVKQMKVASP encoded by the coding sequence ATGCTTACGGCCCCTCCAAGGTTCAAAATCTGCCACTCTGCTCAGTTTTCCCTTCACCTTCTACGCTTTCTTTCGTCCACTCCAGCCTCCCCTAACTTCACTAATCTCTCTGCGCTCCTGCAGGGCCACATTTCGCACTCTCGTCTCCTTCAAATTCATGCCCAGATCTTTCTAGTCGGTGCCCATCAAGACAATCTGTTTGCCACTCGTCTTATTGGCCACTACCCATCACATATCGCGCTTCGAGTCTTTCATCAACTCCGAAGTTCGAATATCTTCCCCTTCAATGCCATTATCAGAGTCTTGGCTGAAGAGGGTCTCTTTTCCCATGCCTTTTCCATCTTCAAAACCTTGAAACAGCGCTCCCTTTCGCCTAATGACTTCAGCTTCTGTTTCCTCCTCAAGGCGTGCTTTCGGTCGAAGAATGCCCATTATGCCAAACAAATTCATACCCATATTGTGAAGATGGGGTTTCTTGGTGATTCATTTGTATGCAATGCCCTTCTTGGAGTTTATTCAAAGGGTCTTAAGGATTTGGCGTCAGCACGTAAAGTGTTCGATGAAATGCCGGACAAGGGAGTGGTGAGTTGCTGGACTTCGTTATTGGCTGGTTACGCTCAGTCAGGTGAGACTGAGGAGGTTTTAAGGCTTTTTCTTATGATGGCTCAGCTGAACTTGCGTCCAGAAAGTGATACCTTGGTCAGTGTTTTATCCGCATGTTCAAACCTTGAGATTGAAAGAATTGAGAAATGGGTaacaattctaacagaaattgacGAAAATATTGATTCTAAGAAGTCTGGTCGTGACGGAGTAAATACTGTTCTTATCTATTTGTATGGGAAATGGGGAAAGATTGAGAAGAGTAGGGAAAGATTTGATGAAATTGTTGATAACGCTAAGAGAAGTGTGCTTCCTTGGAATGCCATGATTGGTGCATATGTACAAAATGGCTGCcctatggaggctttgagtatTTTCCGCCTGATGGTGGCGGATCTGAATAGGAAACCTAACCATGTAACAATGGTTAGTGTGCTTTCAGCTTGTGCTCAAATTGGTGATTTAGATCTTGGTAGGTGGGTGCATGAATATATGAAATCTGAAGGATCTAAAGgtattattgaatcaaacaaaATACTAGCCACGGCATTTATTGACATGTATTCTAAATGTGGGAGCTTGGAGACAGCAAAAGAAGTTTTTGACCAGATGGTCTCCAAAGATGCTGTCTCTTTCAATGCTATGATTATGGGTCTTGCAGCAAATGGTGAGGGAGAGGAGGCATTGAGTCTTTTCTCCAAAATGCAAGACTTTGGTTTAAAACCCAATGCTCGAACTTTCCTTGGTGTATTATGTGCATGCTGTCACTCAGGTTTAGCAGAGAAAGGGCGCCAAATATTCGTGGACATGACCTCAAGCTTTTCTGTTTCCCCTGAATTAGAACACTATGCTTGCTATATTGATCTCCTTGCACGAGTAGGGCTTGTCAAAGAAGCTCTGGAGGTTGTTTTTTCAATGCCTTTTGAGCCTAATAAGTTTGTGTGGGGTGCTTTGCTCGGGGGTTGCCTTCTCCACTCTAGAGTTGAGTTGGCACGATATGTTTCCAGAAAGCTTGTTGAAGTGGACCCTGATAATTCTGGGGGCTATGTGATGTTGGCTAATGCATTTGCAGTTGATCGCCGCTGGGGTGATGTCTCAGCTCTGAGATGGCTTATGAGGGAAAAGGGGGTCAAGAAGCATCCGGGACGTAGTTGGATCAGCATCAATGGTGTTGTGCATGAATTCCTTGTAGGCTCCCAATCACATCCTCAAATTAAGAGCATATATTATACACTGGATGGAATGGTGAAGCAAATGAAGGTAGCAAGTCCATAA
- the LOC133881483 gene encoding probable indole-3-acetic acid-amido synthetase GH3.1, protein MAVDSAMPSPLGPPACEKDAKALQFIEETTRNADAVQERVLAEILSRNAETEYLKRFKLHGATERDTFKSLIPMITYEDLQPEIQRIANGDRSPILSAHPISEFLTSSGTSAGERKLMPTIQEELDRRQLLYSLLMPVMNLYVPGLDKGKGLYFLFVKAESKTPGGLLARPVLTSYYKSDHFKTRPYDPYNVQTSPNEAILCADSFQSMYSQMLCGLIERHQVLRLGAVFASGLLRAIRFLQLNWTQLAHDIRTGTLNQKITDPGIKDCVTRILKPQPELADFVAKECSKDNWEGIITRIWPNTKYLDVIVTGAMAQYIPTLDHYSGGLPLACTMYASSECYFGLNLNPMCKPSEVSYTIMPNMAYFEFLPHEPNSAWSTRGSAPKLVELVDVEVGKEYELVITTYAGLYRYRVGDILRVTGFHNSAPQFHFVRRKNVLLSIDSDKTDEAELQKAMENASEILRNFNTSVVEYTSYADTKTIPGHYVIYWELLVKDPANSPSQEVLNRCCLAMEESLNSVYRQGRVADNSIGPLEIRVVKNGTFEELMDYAISRGASINQYKVPRCVNFTPIMELLDSRVVSAHFSPGLPRWTPERRR, encoded by the exons ATGGCTGTTGACTCTGCTATGCCGTCACCGCTTGGCCCTCCGGCCTGCGAGAAGGACGCGAAGGCGCTCCAGTTCATTGAGGAAACGACGAGAAACGCAGACGCCGTGCAAGAGAGGGTCTTGGCCGAGATCCTGAGCCGCAACGCCGAGACCGAGTATCTCAAGCGCTTCAAACTCCACGGCGCCACCGAACGCGACACCTTCAAATCGCTAATTCCCATGATTACGTACGAGGATCTTCAGCCCGAAATCCAGCGTATCGCAAATGGGGACCGCTCCCCCATCCTCTCCGCCCACCCGATCTCTGAGTTCCTCACcag CTCTGGAACTTCAGCTGGGGAAAGAAAACTCATGCCCACGATTCAGGAAGAGCTGGATCGTCGCCAGCTACTTTACAGCCTTCTCATGCCGGTGATGAACCT TTATGTGCCGGGTTTGGATAAGGGCAAGGGGCTGTACTTCCTGTTTGTGAAGGCCGAGTCGAAGACACCGGGTGGCCTCTTGGCCCGCCCCGTGCTCACCAGCTACTACAAGAGCGACCACTTCAAGACCCGACCCTACGACCCGTACAACGTCCAGACGAGCCCCAACGAGGCTATCCTCTGCGCCGACTCTTTTCAGAGCATGTACTCCCAGATGCTCTGCGGCCTCATCGAGCGCCACCAAGTCCTCCGCCTCGGCGCCGTGTTTGCATCCGGCCTCCTCCGGGCCATCCGGTTCCTCCAGCTCAACTGGACCCAGCTTGCCCACGACATCCGAACCGGAACTCTCAACCAGAAAATTACCGACCCTGGAATCAAAGACTGCGTGACCCGTATCCTCAAACCCCAACCCGAATTGGCCGATTTTGTTGCGAAAGAATGCTCAAAGGACAACTGGGAGGGGATTATAACCCGAATTTGGCCCAACACGAAGTATTTGGACGTTATTGTGACGGGTGCTATGGCTCAGTATATTCCGACGCTAGATCACTATAGCGGCGGATTGCCACTCGCCTGTACAATGTACGCGTCGTCGGAGTGCTATTTCGGACTCAATCTCAACCCGATGTGCAAGCCCTCCGAGGTCTCGTACACCATAATGCCAAACATGGCCTATTTTGAGTTCCTACCCCACGAGCCGAACTCGGCCTGGTCGACCCGCGGCTCGGCCCCAAAACTCGTCGAGCTCGTCGACGTGGAGGTCGGAAAAGAGTACGAGCTGGTGATCACCACCTATGCGGGGCTGTACCGGTACCGAGTCGGAGACATTCTCCGAGTCACCGGGTTCCACAACTCGGCCCCGCAGTTCCACTTCGTCCGGAGGAAGAACGTGTTGCTCAGCATCGATTCGGACAAGACCGACGAGGCCGAATTGCAGAAGGCCATGGAGAACGCCTCCGAAATCCTCCGAAACTTCAACACCAGCGTGGTAGAGTACACGAGCTACGCCGATACGAAGACGATTCCGGGTCACTACGTCATATACTGGGAGCTCCTGGTGAAAGACCCGGCCAACTCGCCGAGTCAGGAGGTGCTGAACCGGTGCTGTCTGGCGATGGAGGAATCGCTCAACTCGGTGTACCGGCAAGGCCGAGTCGCGGACAACTCGATCGGGCCGTTGGAGATTCGCGTGGTAAAAAACGGTACGTTTGAGGAGCTGATGGACTACGCGATCTCAAGAGGCGCGTCCATCAACCAGTATAAGGTGCCGCGGTGTGTGAATTTTACTCCGATTATGGAGCTCTTGGACTCCAGGGTGGTCTCGGCGCATTTTAGTCCAGGTTTGCCACGTTGGACCCCAGAACGGAGACGGTGA
- the LOC133881884 gene encoding uncharacterized protein LOC133881884 — MATSTSSFLSYSLPRPLLRSPPRPFLRPLSLFFPLRSSSANPRKPQTLVLASSSFDDLSFKRPSRPSNSSKKSVLSNLIQEIEPLDVSLIQKDVPPTTVDAMKRTISGMLGLLPSDQFQVLIEALWEPLSKLLVSSMMTGYTLRNAEYRLCLEKNLDMYYENHEKQTPENSKLDLQGLLLDSASIINLSGEHESPSKFEKFTEDSSENIDIQGLGEMSPEAQQYILHLQSHISSVKKELCEVKRKSAALQMQQFVGEEKNDLLDYLRSLQPEKVAELSEPTSPELKGIIHSVVHGLLATLSPKMHSKAPMSENSPAGTVNVGSEDCAELVENTSLQFQPHISLTRDYLARLLFWCMLLGHYLRGLEYRLELMELLSLTSNAENDASGSEQVA; from the exons ATGGCAACCTCTACCTCGTCCTTCCTCTCCTATTCTCTCCCTCGTCCTCTGCTCCGCTCGCCCCCACGCCCTTTCCTTCGGCCTCTATCCCTCTTCTTTCCTCTCCGCTCCTCCTCCGCAAACCCTAGAAAACCCCAGACCCTAGTCCTCGCTTCTTCGTCTTTCGATGATCTCAGCTTCAAACGCCCCTCGCGCCCCTCTAATTCCTCCAAG AAATCGGTTCTCTCAAATTTGATACAAGAGATAGAGCCATTAGATGTGAGCCTCATTCAGAAAGATGTTCCACCAACGACGGTGGATGCTATGAAACGGACTATATCTGGCATGTTGGGCTTACTTCCATCTGACCAATTTCAAGTTCTTATTGAGGCTTTGTGGGAACCCCTCTCTAAGTTATTGGTTTCTTCAATGATGACTGG ATATACATTGCGGAATGCCGAATATAGGCTTTGCCTCGAAAAAAACCTCGATATGTATTATGAAAATCATGAAAAACAAACACCAGAAAATTCTAAACTTGATTTACAAGGGTTGTTACTTGACAGTGCAAGTATAATTAATTTATCTGGAGAACATGAATCGCCatccaaatttgaaaaattcacTGAAGACTCGTCAGAGAACATTGATATTCAAGGCCTTGGTGAAATGTCCCCTGAAGCTCAACAATATATTCTTCATTTGCAGTCTCATATATCTTCAGTGAAAAAG GAACTTTGTGAGGTCAAGAGAAAGAGTGCTGCACTTCAAATGCAGCAGTTTGTTGGGGAGGAAAAGAATGATTTGCTGGACTACTTGAGATCTCTACAACCGGAAAAG GTAGCTGAGTTATCAGAACCTACATCTCCTGAATTGAAGGGAATAATCCACTCTGTCGTACATGGTCTCCTTGCTACCTTATCTCCCAAGATGCATTCTAAGGCTCCAATGTCAGAAAATTCTCCTGCTGGAACAGTAAATGTAGGGAGTGAAGATTGTGCTGAGCTTGTTGAGAATACCTCACTTCAATTCCAGCCTCACATTTCACTAACTCGGGATTATTTGGCACGCCTCCTCTTCTG GTGCATGCTGTTGGGTCATTACCTAAGAGGCCTGGAGTATCGATTGGAGCTGATGGAACTCCTATCTTTGACAAGTAATGCTGAGAATGATGCCTCTGGTAGTGAGCAAGTTGCTTGA